One part of the Augochlora pura isolate Apur16 chromosome 3, APUR_v2.2.1, whole genome shotgun sequence genome encodes these proteins:
- the LOC144479106 gene encoding uncharacterized protein LOC144479106: MLVDEMPRSFVKKNNSYSHCPLKKRPVHVLPSEEVTEAIKEEIIDVVMDDIPEPENLSTKPEDLSRNAERQQHQPPASRSPSPVIKVSQSPPLTTQPASPTLHQVHPVHHLHQPYPTKPVTPPVGIAPIHPVAKKARVEVIQHENSTSTASAVTAASAPLHFMASKAPLEPLNLNTPVEPLAHYATPAWARTAPLYPPHYLPYPAAYHRYHHAGAELYPSYPMPAYPHSSPEHHPSVSPPPHSSLTCPTIQRPIARSYAHWASSPDHCGLSPTSSLGSGSLRSPPPVTPEDLSSPGSDSGRSSAGSTSTGPTIVNPKIEKTVTSGSTVSLSSTSSSSSSSSSSTSPRYQCPDCGKSYSTYSGLSKHQQFHCAAAEGQAKKSFSCKYCEKVYVSLGALKMHIRTHTLPCKCHLCGKAFSRPWLLQGHIRTHTGEKPFSCQHCNRAFADRSNLRAHLQTHSDVKKYSCTSCSKTFSRMSLLTKHQEGGCPGVAVPIGYGC; encoded by the exons ATGCTCGTCGACGAGATGCCGCGCAGCTTCGTCAAGAAGAACAACAGCTACAGCCACTGCCCGCTGAAAAAGCGGCCGGTGCACGTATTGCCCTCCGAGGAAGTTACCGAAGCGATTAAAG AAGAGATAATCGACGTCGTGATGGACGATATCCCCGAGCCCGAGAACCTCAGCACAAAGCCCGAGGATCTGAGCCGAAACGCGGAGCGCCAACAGCATCAGCCGCCCGCGTCTCGTTCTCCGTCACCTGTCATCAAAGTCTCCCAGTCGCCGCCGCTGACGACGCAGCCCGCGTCGCCGACGCTGCACCAGGTCCACCCTGTGCACCATCTTCACCAGCCCTATCCAACGAAGCCGGTGACACCGCCGGTGGGAATCGCTCCGATTCACCCGGTGGCGAAGAAGGCCCGCGTGGAGGTGATCCAGCACGAGAACTCGACGTCGACGGCCTCGGCGGtgacggcggcgtcggcgccGTTGCATTTCATGGCCAGCAAGGCGCCGCTGGAGCCTCTGAACCTGAACACGCCCGTGGAGCCGTTGGCGCACTACGCGACGCCAGCATGGGCTCGCACGGCACCTCTGTACCCGCCGCACTATCTGCCTTATCCGGCGGCTTATCACCGCTATCACCACGCGGGCGCGGAGCTGTACCCGTCTTACCCGATGCCGGCGTACCCTCACTCGTCGCCGGAGCATCATCCGTCAGTGTCTCCGCCGCCGCACAGCTCCCTGACCTGCCCAACGATCCAGAGACCGATCGCCAGGAGCTACGCGCACTGGGCCAGCAGTCCCGATCATTGCGGCCTGTCGCCCACAAGCTCCCTCGGCTCGGGATCGCTGAGGTCGCCGCCACCGGTCACCCCGGAAGATCTCTCCTCACCCGGAAGCGACAGCGGAAGATCATCCGCGGGAAGCACGTCGACGGGACCGACGATCGTGAACCCGAAGATCGAGAAGACAGTGACCAGTGGTTCGACCGTGTCCCTCTCGTCcacctcgtcctcctcctcctcctcgtcgtcgtcgacgtcgccgaGGTACCAGTGTCCGGACTGTGGCAAATCGTACTCCACCTATTCCGGCCTGTCCAAGCACCAGCAGTTCCACTGCGCGGCTGCCGAGGGCCAGGCCAAGAAGTCGTTCTCGTGCAAGTACTGCGAGAAGGTGTACGTCAGCCTGGGCGCCCTCAAGATGCACATCAGGACGCACACGTTGCCCTGCAAGTGCCACCTCTGCGGCAAGGCGTTCTCCAGGCCGTGGCTGCTCCAGGGCCACATCAGGACCCACACCGGCGAGAAACCGTTCAGCTGTCAACACTGCAACAGGGCGTTCGCCGACAGGAGTAACCTGAGGGCGCACCTCCAGACGCACAGCGACGTGAAGAAGTACTCGTGCACGTCGTGCAGCAAGACCTTCAGCAGGATGTCCCTGCTGACGAAGCACCAGGAAGGTGGCTGTCCAGGAGTCGCCGTACCGATCGGCTACGGTTGCTGA